From the Atribacteraceae bacterium genome, one window contains:
- the hpt gene encoding hypoxanthine phosphoribosyltransferase: MEPFIDEILITEEEIQNRVRNLGEQIDRDYAGQEIRVIGILRGAFIFMADLVRNIHAPLSVDFMAISSYQDGCDSGGVVRILKDLDKPITGQQVLIVEDIVDTGLTLQHLKEVLATRDPAAIKVCALLNKKERREVPDLVVDYTGFDIPNCFVVGYGLDFAEQYRNYPFIFVLKPEYYQTSTCATIKTGR, translated from the coding sequence ATGGAGCCCTTTATTGATGAAATTTTGATTACCGAGGAAGAAATCCAGAACCGGGTCCGCAATCTGGGTGAACAGATTGATCGGGACTATGCGGGACAAGAAATACGGGTCATTGGTATTTTACGGGGTGCGTTTATTTTTATGGCCGACTTGGTCAGGAATATTCATGCCCCGCTGAGTGTTGATTTTATGGCTATTTCCAGTTATCAAGACGGGTGTGATTCAGGGGGAGTGGTCCGGATTCTAAAAGACCTGGATAAACCGATTACCGGACAACAGGTGCTGATCGTCGAAGACATTGTCGATACCGGGCTGACTCTACAGCACCTCAAGGAAGTACTGGCCACCCGGGATCCGGCGGCGATTAAGGTGTGCGCACTGCTCAATAAAAAAGAGAGAAGGGAAGTCCCGGATCTGGTCGTTGATTATACCGGTTTTGATATCCCCAACTGTTTTGTAGTCGGATATGGACTTGATTTCGCAGAACAATACCGGAATTACCCGTTCATTTTTGTGCTCAAACCGGAATATTACCAAACTTCCACGTGTGCTACAATAAAGACGGGTCGGTAA
- the tilS gene encoding tRNA lysidine(34) synthetase TilS, whose protein sequence is MHSLVKNVENHIRTHGLISPGSNVLAAFSGGPDSTAMTHILYVLQETLQFHLSVCHLNHQLRGAESDRDEEFVKQWACEKQIPCYIARQDVRLIRRSEKRSLEEAARFVRYRYFNEIAQAVGAERIALGHHFDDQVENVLIRLTRGSGLRGLAGMRPRSGIYIRPLLCFRKKAILDFLVAERLAFVEDVTNQDPAFLRNRIRQLLLPLLEKDYNPRIREALWRLSLNIQEHLEKESLPIRSTVRRDGLFAYPLFRLASLSRSELIQEILWCVERICGDSTGLSRYHVAGLVKMVREEHGEMNLPGKVKVWIDSYHLIGSRNPVLLTDLPPWEYPLCFPGENWLREAGIFLNFEVAPVLSKPIKGDWVVLVDKEFIKPPCIVRNFRPGDRVMTGGRVKKIKEVFSDLGLPREWRSRVPILCDRENILWIPGVVLDERMQVGENSKSLLRIQAGKRTR, encoded by the coding sequence ATGCATAGTTTGGTCAAGAATGTTGAAAATCATATCCGAACACATGGGTTGATTTCACCCGGATCAAATGTTTTGGCGGCTTTTTCCGGAGGACCCGATTCCACCGCCATGACTCACATCCTGTATGTACTCCAGGAGACCCTGCAGTTTCACTTGTCGGTATGCCACTTGAACCATCAACTCCGAGGAGCGGAATCAGACCGGGACGAAGAATTCGTGAAGCAGTGGGCCTGTGAAAAACAGATTCCTTGCTATATAGCAAGACAGGATGTCCGGTTGATCCGTCGTTCGGAAAAACGCTCGCTGGAAGAAGCCGCCCGATTTGTCCGCTATCGTTATTTTAACGAAATTGCTCAGGCTGTAGGAGCGGAGCGGATCGCCCTTGGCCATCACTTCGATGACCAAGTGGAAAATGTTTTAATCCGGCTTACGCGGGGAAGCGGATTACGTGGACTTGCCGGGATGCGTCCCCGTTCAGGAATCTATATCCGACCACTTTTATGTTTTCGAAAGAAAGCCATATTGGACTTTCTCGTGGCCGAACGATTGGCCTTTGTGGAAGACGTGACGAACCAGGACCCGGCTTTCTTGAGAAACCGGATTCGACAACTTCTATTACCCCTCCTGGAGAAGGACTATAACCCCCGGATCCGGGAAGCGCTGTGGAGATTATCACTGAATATCCAGGAACACTTGGAAAAGGAGAGTCTCCCCATTCGTTCAACCGTGAGAAGAGACGGTCTTTTTGCTTATCCCCTGTTCCGACTGGCTTCGTTGAGCAGATCAGAACTCATACAGGAAATTCTCTGGTGTGTCGAGAGAATTTGCGGTGACTCGACTGGTCTTTCTCGGTACCATGTAGCCGGTTTGGTGAAAATGGTCAGGGAAGAACATGGGGAAATGAACCTTCCGGGAAAGGTGAAGGTATGGATAGATAGCTATCATCTTATTGGCAGCCGGAATCCGGTTTTACTCACTGATCTGCCTCCCTGGGAATATCCCCTGTGTTTTCCCGGAGAGAATTGGCTCAGGGAGGCGGGGATTTTCCTGAACTTCGAAGTAGCTCCGGTACTCTCAAAACCGATTAAGGGGGACTGGGTTGTCCTGGTCGACAAAGAGTTTATTAAGCCTCCTTGTATCGTACGCAACTTCCGGCCCGGAGACCGGGTAATGACCGGTGGGCGAGTAAAAAAAATCAAAGAAGTTTTTTCCGATCTGGGTCTTCCCCGGGAGTGGCGGAGCAGGGTCCCCATCCTGTGTGATCGGGAAAATATTTTATGGATACCGGGAGTCGTGCTTGACGAACGGATGCAGGTTGGAGAAAATAGCAAGAGCCTTTTACGTATCCAGGCCGGAAAAAGGACAAGGTAA